The region AGGGACAGACAACgaaatataaaatcaaacaacAAAAAGTTCAAATTACTCTGTAGCAAACAAGTCAACAAACTCAGCTCAGAGCGAAATTTAGTGGGTGTACAACCCCTGTTAGTGTTACCAGTACTTTCCTGTTTGGCAAGGATGACAGGTTTTTGTCATCCTTGTCTGGTTTTTTACAGAAACAGGTACAGACAAACAACCAGTCAATTCAAAACTGTATTCCAGACACTTAGGAATCTGATGAAGGATGGTCCAAACTGCACAATCAtgcaatagagtgattcacgctgCATGAATCTATAGTGGAAATGTTACCATGTGCTTCTTTTATCCCGGGTCTTTTATCCAGTTTGCCATCAACATTTTGAAAGGAAACGGTTCATGCCCAGACCACGGTCTGTCagtaaatgtacattttgttctGGGGCTGATTATTTGGACTAGactaatatttatttttatttattttacaaattcggatATATGTGATATCcacccctataatttacataacttttgttaccagtgtgttattattttttgagataaattcaaaaatagtcgcaaatttatcaaggggtgtagttccccttgcatacatacatacaataggcttttatatagcgccattTCAAATGATCACAGCGCTCAAAACAACATAGCATGAAATATAAAATACCAAAAACATGAtagaaaataagaaaatgcaataaaaagcaATTATATTTGAGAAAACAGACCGAAATgttttcagcccttttttgaacACTGGCAAAGAGTTGGAGGACCGGACTGAAACAGGTAGCTGGTTCCACAACTTAGGAGCTGTGAAAGCAAAAAGCCTTATCAGCGGCTGACTTAAAAGAGCGGTACCGGTAGTGGAGTTTGGGCACATGCAGGCGAGTGGCATCGGTGGCAGATCGAAGTCCTTGTCTTCCAGGGATATATAATGTCAAGGAGGATGCCAAATAATCCGGCCCCTTTAAaccatttatggtcaaacttgcatatgcagatgatcttattaagagaccgttcacaaacaattgttagggggggcctgatgcaaaaatggggcccttaaaagttttgaccctcctataaGGGGGCCcttaaaaaaaatgaccacaaattttcctgggaaaattgagttaaaatatgcttttctatggggttgacccataattttcatgtcaaaaagggggccctgacatTTATGAAGTCTGAAAAGGGGGCCCCAaacattttttgcatcaggcccccctaacaaacTTGTGTTTGTGAATGGCCCCTATAACCCTCCTTCATTGGTTCCCGGTTCAAAATTTGACTCAATATAgatcattttggccaatcggcaggtagttctcatggggttaaatttcTTTTTGCAGGTGAGCAGCCATGGCCAAAGTCAGAAACGGGAGGATTCCCAACGTCCATTTCAAGAAGGATTGGAAGAACCGTGTGAAGACATGGTTCAACCAGCCCATGCGTGCCAAGCGCCGTAGAAATAACAGGATCAAGAAAGCTCGCGTTGTCGCCCCTAGACCAGTAGCTGGACCTCTGAGACCCATCGTGCACTGCCAAACTTTCAAGTACCACACCAAGGTCAGGGCCGGACGTGGATTCACTTTGGAAGAGCTTAAGGTAAGTGTGTGCATGTTTTTGCTTGTACCActtgtaccactttttggcttctacctttaaaagcatgtatagctacattgataccgatgccaccaatagaacaagaaaatttgccccttcatttttcataccactttgtcaattttttttttctcatttcttcacaaaatgcaaaaaaatgcaatgggcaATGGGTACCCCGTTAAAGGAATGAAGATTAagtcatctggtgccttcatttTAGAAATAGAaggaaaataacattattttacaaggcaaaaagcaactaagtaggcctacagtaGTGTTGACATGCTGTCTCCAGGAAATAAGTTTCCAATTACTACTAAGACCTAAACTTTTGAGATGGATTGTATGTTTATATACTTACTTTTTTAACTGTTGCTGCTTGCAAATTAAAACAGAATCTACTGGTAATCATCAAGGCAGATATTCTCTTTGTATGTGGGTAGACAGAATGCATGACAAAGCAGGATCTCATCCTGATGAATTCCCATTCAGTGATGACCATTTATGACATGCTAGAGTAAACTAACCAACCGCCTCAGAACCATTGATAGCCATCTACCTAACCCAGTGGCTTATCACTGAATGAAGCAGCACAATTAATCTATTACTTTTGCCTGACTGCAATCATTGACATTAATGTGTTGACTGTTTTTTGTGCCTTTTATAAAAGAGTGTGTGTTTTTTTTGATAACTGCTCGCAATTTACCTGCACCTAATAAATCTTGCACTAATATTGTCGGCCAGCGGAAATATGTTGCATTTCCCACACAATGTATAATTTCTTCCTTGTACTGAATACTGATTGTTATTTGGTGCAACATGGGATGATAGTGACAAGAAATATCTCAATTGCAAGATATGGATGTGCTCTGTTAATTGATGTATtttcactatcaacccatgttgcgcTGAATAGCAAATCAGGATGAAAGAAATGCATCGTGGGATGTGCAAGATATCTTGGATTGGATGGATTGTATGTTTAAGGGGCAGGGTCAGACTTTTGTGTCACAGtgcaagaatcaatcttgattcttgcagaataaataaGCGGGAATCACTTGCTTCTTGCAAATCAATTtctgtgtaaattacaaaagtttgggagaatcaactttgattcacataAATCTGTTCACAAGAATCTGTGCAAGAATCAATTCTAGGATTCTCACCAAAATTCTGACCCCAAGGTGCAAAATTACCCATAGGACATGCTGTTTTAACACTtcgttcagaaatttcaatcatcacgacAAGTCGTAAACATTCACAGCAAGTCACCTGATTGACCTATGACAtcggacgcaaactagtatttttattcAGTCTCTGattactgtaaaatatcaagtaaTTATTGTTTCCACCTGCCATCCACAGGCTGCGGGTATCTACAAGAAGTTTGCCCCCACCATTGGTATCTCTGTGGATCACAGGAGAAGGAACAAATCTGTAGAAGGTCTGCAAGCCAACGTACAGCGTCTCAAGGAATACCGCAACAAGCTGATCCTCTTCCCCAAGAAGGCCAGCAAGCCCAAACCAGGAGATTCCACTGTAAGTGATTGCATGTACACAGACTGTGTGTCAATTGGTCGGTTGAAGTGTGAGAAGGCTGAAagtcagtgttcgaatttaggaaaaataaatggttgtcccacagacaaccagattacaatttctggttgtccgtctaagtttttggttgtccgtaggcctacaaatgtgacttttggctagatttatggttgtccgcagacaaccgaatcagtatttttggttgtccggcgacttttttagtgtcccgggcaaccggacaaccaaaatttcgaacgctgctgaAAGTGCAACCTTTTGATTGTAGTGGTTTTTATCTGTCTGCTACTTAGAcgacaaaaaaaaccctgttctacgagcAGACGGACCATTTCTTTTTCATCGCTTTACGTAGAAATATAGTATCTAGAAGTAAATATAGTGTATTTGCATTTCTCGGTGACGTCAATGTGTGCAGATCATTGATTCATGTGTGTATCTATATCTATACAGTACACACTGCCTATAAACGCGCATGTCTGAACGGCAGCCGAGCGCTTTATTTTAATGCTGCGACCACAGAATCTTGCACTGACATCACTGTGTCGAGGAAGGTAAAAGCACTATATAGGGTCGTGTGTTTTAAGGTCGCCTCCTTTCGCGTTACATGGTGATTTTTGCTTTCGCGACATGATTTTACCTTTACAATGTCATATTTGCTGAAGTATACCCCCTatgatagtaaaagtatacattttctgaaaggaaattgtccaaggaatccaaatatgcactcAGAATTGACACTAGGTGTAAGATAAATAGGTAACATTGACTGAAATgtgaatatttttatatttttagtcattcaatgttttttacaataacattttctgtGGTAACCCTATAGCAaaaataatgctattttcttgcagAGCACACTTAGGCCCTTACAACAATATAAAATTGCATGGGGTTCATGATTCacccaaaataaatatttccatcCCAATTTGGTGCAAAATTATAATCGAAAATTTAATCTTCTCACAGAGTCCATGTATGTAAGCGTCTTAATTGCCCATTATCACCCCAAAAACCTATCTATTTATATCAGACTAACTATTACACATTCCAACATGCTTTTGTGGCAGCAAGAATCACTGGAACAAGTCATCATAATTTACTAAAAAACATTAACATACCTGAAACAACTTGCGTTTCCCGAGTAATTAAATGTGTCGACGGCAATGCACCTTTTAAAAGATGTACATGAAATTTCTCTGTCCCATGAAAACAGGCTGATTCTTTCAAACATACATACACAAATATTAGGATTTTAAGAACATAGATTATGTAAAAAGTATCTAAAGAGTGCAATTGCACACATTACATCCGCATAGTCCATGCAGGTTGTGTCCGATGACatgttttgataccaaaatatgATACACAGTCTTTAGGTATGATAGCATCAATTGGCTTTAGAATTGGCTTTGTAGTGATGTGGATTGCCTGAATGTTGTGCAGATAGTACTTTTTAGTAGTATCCAGTAATGACCTTAGTTCCTGGAGGATGATCTTGAAGTCcaaattcatcttcattttcatgGATTAACTGATTAATTGGATGCAAAAAGGTCTTCAGCATCATGCTGACATTAATtgacttaaaataaacaaaaaagtgcACTCTTAATTACTGGAAAGAATATACAGGCCCAACAGTTAACATTATTcggctttttaaaataaaataaaatcaatgggcatgaaatattttttttttttttaataatttttcctACCGATTTGCAAGTTTATAATTGTCACAAAAtcactatattattattattttctttattatcaccCAGTTTGTCCATACTATACATTCATTTACCTACTTGTCAATCATAAAACAATAAAGTAGAATATGTTAGCTTTCTTGTGGTACCAAATTTATAACCATACACaaagatttgacaaaaatatcaacgTTTCTGCAAAAATAGtactaaaaatgtcaatttcccaTATAGTTTGTACAAGTGGCGCCACCACCGCCTCCACCCCTGTACTTCAAGCTACAAAAAGGTATATCTTCACTTCTGGATGGACTATGGCAATGCCACTTTGCAGGAATATGACATAATAAtacagctttcaaatgagaccacatGCATTGATCTAGCTTTtgtaattatgaaaatatatgagATTAACTGCAGCTTGATACCAAAAAGCGTAACATCtccaccctttttgggtggcgagtttaaAACGCGTGACCATAGTGTAACAGGTAACTTTAACTGCTACCAAAGCACAACAACGTATCTGCTGGTGATTCCCAAACCAGATACCTTTTTACGTTTTAATAGATCTATAGAATGCATGACAAAGCAGGATCTCATCCTGATGAATTCCCATTCAGTGATGACCATTTATGACATGCTAAAGTAAACTAACCAACCGCCTCAGAACCATTGATTAGCCATCTACCTAACCCAGTGGCTTATCACTGAATGAGGCGGCACAGTCAAGCTACCATTCTAATTGTCTTGAACGTGATAGTTTTGTTGGGCGGTGCTGGGATGAATTTCATTGTAGACTGCATGAATAAATTTTGTTTGATTctaaccaaaagataaatgacgcAATTATAATTTGATTCTAACTTAACATTTTTGTGAGAATCAATTTTAATTCATGCCAATCTTTGCGGAATCAATTCGCCGATTCTTGCCAAATTTCTACTTTGGTGGTGTATATTTGGGCATAAGTCCACAAAGTCGCAGGTTCCTAGATCTAGAATTAGAAACATTGCCAGAAGTAACAAGATGTCAATGATTCCTTTCAAACATTACACACTTAACACTTCCCACAAAACACCATCAAATTTGGCTAAATTTAGacaattttcaatcaaattgtaaatttcacgaaaaatttcctcaaataccacccagcactaaaaattctctagctacaaccctggcttCTAGGCAAGACAGGTTGTTTTTAGGAGCAGCCTGTTCTGTGTTCTAGACAATTTGCTTTTTTGCTTAATAAAACAGAATTTTACACGCTGTTCATATTATAATACTTACTATTTAAACTGTTACTGCTCACAAAGTAATTGCAGAATCTGCTGGTAATTACCAAGGCAGATATTCTCTTTTTTATGTGGGCAGATAGAATGCATGACAAAGCAGGATCTCATCCTGATGAATTCCCATTCAGTGATGACCATTTATGACATGCTAAAGAAAACTAACCTCAGAACCATTGATTAGCCATCTACCTAACCCAGTTGCTTATCACTGAATGAGGCGGCACAGTCAAGCTTTCTAATTGTCTTGAATGTGATAGTTTTGTTGGGCGGTGCTGGGATGAATTTCATTG is a window of Amphiura filiformis chromosome 2, Afil_fr2py, whole genome shotgun sequence DNA encoding:
- the LOC140146563 gene encoding large ribosomal subunit protein eL13-like is translated as MAKVRNGRIPNVHFKKDWKNRVKTWFNQPMRAKRRRNNRIKKARVVAPRPVAGPLRPIVHCQTFKYHTKVRAGRGFTLEELKAAGIYKKFAPTIGISVDHRRRNKSVEGLQANVQRLKEYRNKLILFPKKASKPKPGDSTEAEVKMATQLAGTIMPIKRTYKTEKARAITDEEKKHSVFEACVWHSANARLFGIRAKRRKEKEEEERDKATKKK